The Anomalospiza imberbis isolate Cuckoo-Finch-1a 21T00152 unplaced genomic scaffold, ASM3175350v1 scaffold_146, whole genome shotgun sequence DNA segment TGGGCGGCCCCAGCCCCGCCATCCACAGCCACTTCCCCCGCAGCCACCACTGGTTCCTGCGCCTCGTCAGCATCGGTGCGACACCGCGgggggacagcgcggggggacagcggggacagggctgggacacgggggacagggctgggacaccgcggggacagcgcggggggacagcggggacagggctgggacagcggggacagggctgggacaccatggggacagcgggaacagggctgggacagggctggggacagcggggacaggggtGCGACACcgcggggggacaccggggacaggggtgggacaccggggacacagcagggggacaggggtgggacagtgatgggatggggacacaggggacgGGATCGGGAGATGGGACAAGAACCCAGAGAGGGACGGGGTGGcgatgtccccgtgtcccccatgtccctgctgtccccgtgtccctgatgtcccccatgtccctgctgtccccgtgtccctgatgtcccccatGTCTGtgatgtccctgtgtcccccatgtccccaggtccccgcgatgtccccgtgtccctgatgtccccgtgtcccccgtgtccccatgtccccgcgatgtccccgtgtccctgatgtccccatgtccccgcgatgtccctgatgtccccgatgtccccgtgtccccatgtccccgcgatgtccccgtgtccccgcagaGCAGCGGCTGCGccgcctggggctgctgcacgCGGCGCCGCCGGAGCCGCCGTTCTTCCGCCTCAGCCCCGCGCCGGGGCCCGTCGAGGACGATCACGTGCCCTTCCTGCAGCGAGGTGActgtccccaccctgtccccaccctgtccccaccctgtcccaccCTGTCCCACCCTGTCCTACCctgtcccaccctgtccccagcgtCCCCTGGGCTCCTcggtgtccccccgtgtccctgctgtccccagtgtcccctcctttgtccccgtgtccctgctgtccccatgtcccccccgtgtcccccgtgtccccgcaggtgtccccatgtcccccccgtgtccccgcaggtGTCGCGGTGCTGCACCTGATCCCCACGCCGTTCCCGCGGGTGTGGCACACGCCGGGGGACACCGAGGACAACCTGCACCCCCCGACCGTGCAGGACCTGGCCAAGATCCTGCTGGTCTTCGTGGCCGAGTTCCTGCAGCTCTGACCACCcgccccccccaaaaaaataaaaaccggggacaccccaaaaaaaccacaaataaaccccaaaaccatGGAATTCCGTTTATTGCCCGGATTGGGAGGCGCACCTGAGGTCACACCTGAGGGGGGCAAACAGGGGCGGTTAAAGGGAGGGGGGCGGGGGTCtcagggggaatttgggggtcgCAAGGGCggatttggggtcccgggggtcatttggggtcctggggggggacttgggggtcccgggggtctcacCCGCGTGGCCGAGGCTCTCTGTGGCCGCCGCTCTGGCCCGGGGGGGCTCAGCCGGGGGGTCCCGTCCGTGTCCGCCGGGGTCCTGCTGCCAAAAACTGCCGTGAGACCCCCCagcccccaaaaaaaaacccaaatcccccctggaacccaccgggacccccccaaattccccttgGAACTCAcagagggaccccaaaacccccccaaccTCCCTccaatccccccaaaacctcacCTGCACCCCCAACCCCCCAATCCCTGTCGTGGTAACATCAGTGAGCACCCGGACCTCAAACCCCacaaactgccccaaaacccctcaaaacccccCCGAAACCTCACCTGCCGCCCCCCCCCCGCTGCCTCCTGGCCACCGCCAGCCCCAATAAcagccctgaaccccaaaccttgaaccccaaactgccccaaaacctcctggaacccccccaaaacctcacCTGCCGCCCCCCCCGCTGCCTCCCGGCCACCGCCAGCCCCAGGAACAGTCCTGAACCCCAAATcttgaaccccaaaaccccctaaaATCCTCcgaaacccctcaaaatccctctaaacccccccaaaacctcacCTGCCGCCCCCCCGCCGCCTCCTGGCCACCGCCAGCCCCACGCccggccccagcagcagcagcgggagCGCGCACAGCGCCAGCGGGGCCGCGCCCcggcgcggccgcggggccggggggggcccccccacctcctcctcgCAGCGCACCCCCATGAATCCGGGGGCGCAGGCACAGACGGGCCCCGAGAAGTGCGTGAAGCACGTCCCGCCGTGCGCGCACGGGTTCGGGGCGCAggccccggcgcggcggcggcagcgcggccCCCCGAAGCCCAGCGTGCAGCTGCAGGTGAAGGAGTTGGGGCCGTCCTGGCAGGTGCCCCCGTGCGCGCACGGGTTCGGGCTGCAGTCGTCGGCGTTGTGCTGGCAGCGGCGCCCCGAAAATCCCGGGGGGCAGCGGCAGAGCGGGGCCAGCCCCTGCGAGTCCCGGCAGTGCCCGCCTGCCGCGGGGAAacgggggaaaaacgggggggaaaacggggggaaacggggggaaaatcgggggaaaacggggggaaaatggggggaaaaacgggggggaaatggggggaaaaacggcggaaaaacgggggaaaaacgggggaaaaacggggggaaaacggggggaatgggagggaaatgggggggggtggaatgggagaaatgcagggaaatggggggaaaaggtGAAAAGTGAGGTTCGGGGATAAAAGGGGAAAATTCGGGGGGGAAAGGTGAAAAGGGGGGGTacggggaaaaaaggggggaaaagggagaaaaaggaggaaaaagggattcagaggaaaaaagcggggaaaggggagaaaaggggaggAATCGGAGAAAATGGGATTCGGAGGGGGAAAAGGGTTTAAAAGTGGGGAGGGGGATCGGGGTGCGGGAGGAAACGAGAGAAAGAGGGGTCAATTTCGGGGCTGCCggaggggttttttggggggttcggGGCGGCTCTCACCGTTCAGGCAGTACTGGGGGTCGCACCGGTCCGCCCGGCGCTCGCAGTTGGAGCCGCGGAAGCCGGGGGGGCAGCGGCAGCTGTAACCGGGGCTCCCGGGGGGGCTGCCCGGGGTCCCGGGCCGGGGGTCCGGGGCGCAGGCGCCGCCGTTGAAGCAGGGCCCGAGGGCGCAGGGGGAAGGGGGCACCTCCGGGAGAGGGTACGGGACCCCcgggatgggattggggacccccggggccACCGGGAGAGGGTCCGGGGCCACCGGGAGATGGTCTGAGACCCCCGGGAGCCGCTccgggagccccgggagcggcTCCGGGACCCCCGAAGGATGATCCGACACCGCCGGGAGGGGATCCGGGACCTCCGCGACCACCGGGACCGGGTGCGGGATCCTCGGGAAGGCATCGGGGACCTCCGGAACGCCCAGAAGCTGCTCTGAGACCGCCGGGAGCCGCTCCGGGACCCCCGGGGGCGGCTCCGGGACCAGGAGCCGCTGTCCCGGCGGAGGCGAGGACGGGGACGGGGCTCCGGGGGTTGCTACCGGGGCCACCGGGGCCGCCGACGGAGCGTCCAGCGCCGCACCCGGGTCCAccagagccgccgccgccgcggccacCGCCGGGGGGTCCGGGGCCACCTCCGGGACCACCGGGGCCaccggagccgccgccgcggccacCGCCGGGGCTTCCAAGGTCGCCGCCGGTGCCGCCGGTGCCTCCGGGCTGTCGCAGCCGCTCCCGTGGCCCTGCGGGGACAGCGCCGTTACCGggcccgggggggtcccgggaggGGTCCGatggggtcccggggggttcCGGGGatcccgggggggtcccggggggatCCCACTTACCGAGCAaacgccgccgccgccgcaggcgctgggggggacacagggaccccgaCACCCCcctgaggggacagaggggggcTCAGGGGACCCCGACCCCcacgcggggcgggggggcggggggtTCCGggtggggggggtcccggggtgtcaggttttttttggggggactCACGGGGGGCGCAGCAGCGGCTCCAGCAGCGTCGGGGGGCGCAGGGGGGGCAGCGGGGGcagcggggggcgcgggggggggaggggcagcGCAGGCGGGTCCCGAAGCGCagcccccccccggcccccccccgCCACGGCCCCCCCGGCCTCAGGCGCGGCCGCGACACCGCGCGCCCCAAAAGCCTCAAGGGGGGGCCTGGGGGGGGGGCAAAGGGGGGGGTCAGCACCGCCAgaacccccccgggacccccccccacccaACCACAATTTAcccacccccccagccccaaattGCCCCAAAATCTCCGTTTGTTCCCCCCCCCCGAAACCCCCGGGTTGTTCCTCatttcccccccgccccccgcccccaaatttcccccccccagccccaattgccccccccggcccccgctCACCGGGGGCGCCGCTCTCCTCCAGCCGCCAGGACTCCACCACGAGCGAGACGCTgccctgggggaggaggggggggacacgagattttgggggggggtctcgTCCTTCCCGGCCCCGGGGGGGTGCTCAGGTTTGGGGCGGGGAGGTCtcggattttgggggggggtctcaccGGCCAGGGGAAGGCGAAGGGCAGGCGGAGCAGGCGGGGGGCTCCGGGCGCgggggggggcccgggggggctCTGCGCGACCCCCAGGCTGCAGCCGCCCCCCCCGGGGGGGCGCAGGCACAGCCGGAACAGGAGGCGGCACGAGGGGGGGCCCCCgcagggacccccgggacccccccgcgCCGACAGCACCCGCAGCTCCAGGACCCCCGCGGGGCGCgcctgggggtggggggaccccaaaattacccccagagatcccaaaaatcacccccaagaaaccccaaaatcccccccaagaaacctcaaaatcccccatcacacccaaaatcacccccaagacctccaaaaatccccccatgacccccaacccccccccatgacccccaaatcccccccaggaccccaaaatcccccctaagAGACCCCAAGTCCCTCCCCAGGACACCAACCCCCCCCCACCGATCCCCCCCGaaccccctcaggacccccacccccattcccagagccccccccccgccccccctcaccggggcggggccgaggaggaggaggaggaggaggaggggcaggagggggaggGGCAGCAGCATGGCCGGgcctggggggtcccgggggtcccgtcggggccggggctcgccgggCTCTGAGCCCCGCGGCGCCCCCAGACCCATTTGAAGGCGCCAGGCCACGCCcactgccccggccccgcccacTGCGCCCAAGCCACGCCCCCAGGCCCCAAAAAAGGGGGACCCGACCCCAAAAAGGGGAGATTCGCACCCAAAAGCGCCCATCCAAGGGGAATTTGCAGCCGAACTCTCCCCCAAAAAAGGCGGAATCGGCCCCAAAACCTTCCCTGGAGAGGAAtcaaccccaaaacctccacaAACGCGAGGAATcagccccaaaacctccccaaacgCGAGGATTCAGccccaaaacctctccaaaACAGGCGGAATcagccccaaaacctcccctggagaggaatcagccccaaaacctccccaaacgCGAGGATTcagccccaaaacctccccaaaacagGCGGAATCAGCCCCACAACCTCCCCTGGAGAAGATTCAGCCCCAAAACCTCCACAAACGCGAGGATTCAGCCCCAAACCCGCCCCAGAAAGGCGGAATCGgccccaaaacctcccaaacCGGCAGGATtccgccccaaaatcccaggccCCACGGCAGGACGGGCTCCCCGCACAAACCAGAGCATCCCCAGAGCTCCGTTTCAGCCTTTATTCGCCCCAAAACGGGGCCcggaccccccagacccccccaaacccccccggcCCCGTGGCATTCCCGGGAATTCGGGGTTCGGGACGGGGTGGGTGGCAGGGggggaggggattttggggtccccccccgGTCCTTCGCCGCTGTCCCACGAGGTCGCTGTGACGTCGCGATGACGTCACGGTGACGTCACTGCTGCTTGGAGCGCGGCCAGAGGCGGCCGGTGAGGTTGCCCAGGAAAGCCCCCGCGGGCTGCTTGCCCTGGGCCAGCTCGGCCaggcgctgctgctgctcctgcttggGCCAGAAGCGCAGCCATCGGCTCCGGCcggccccggtgtcccccctgtcccccgtGTCCGGTGTCCCCTggccccgtgtcccctgtgtccggtgtccctggtgtcccctggccctggtgtcccccccatcccttgtccccgctgtcccctgtccccgctgtcccttgGCCTCGGTGTCCCctgcccccagtgtccccgctgGCCCTGGccgcgctgtccccgtgtcccctgtccctggtgtcccctggcccccctgtccccgctgtcccctcctcctccagccacCACCTCTCCCAAAGCTGGGGTGAAACCCCCCCGGGATTTTGGCTGGGCAGGGtcccccaagtgtccccagccccacccaggtgtcccccaagtgtccccagcccctcccaggtgtcccctggtgtccccagccccacccaggtgtcccccaagtgtccccaacctctcccaggtgtccccaggtgtcccccaggtgtccccacctCCTCCAGGCGCGTCCGGCGCCGCTGGAACGCCGCTAGGGGATCGTCCTCCAGGGAATAATTCTCCAGCACGGACCGCACGTCCTCGACGCCGCTGAGCGCGATGGCTacgggaccgggactgggatcGGGACTGGGACCGGGATTGGGGTGAAACGCGCAGGTTTTGGGTGTTTGGGGGTGACGGCTGCAGGACCGGGAccagggctgggactgggatCGGGGGTCGGGATCGGGATAGGGATTGGGAAcgggatcaggattgggatcgggGCGTTTTGGGGTGAAACCCGCAGGTTTTGGGTGTTTGAGGGCGATGGCTGCGGGATCAGGATTGGGGCACATTTTGGGGCGAAACATGTGGGTTTACATAGATTTTGGTGAATTCTGGGTGggtttgggtggattttggtgAATTCTGGGTGGGTTTGGGTGGATTCTGGGTGGGTTTGGATAGATTTTGGTGAATTCTGGGTGGGTTTTGATCGATTTTGGGTGGGTCTGGATGGATTTTGGTGAATTCTGGGTGGGTTCGGATGGATTTCGGTGAACTCTGTGTGCATTTTGGGGGCGTTCCGGGCCGTTCCACCCACTCTTGAGGAAGGCAGCCAGGTCGTAGAGCGCGCGGTCCTCGGAG contains these protein-coding regions:
- the DLL3 gene encoding delta-like protein 3, translating into MLLPLPLLPLLLLLLLLGPAPARPAGVLELRVLSARGGPGGPCGGPPSCRLLFRLCLRPPGGGGCSLGVAQSPPGPPPAPGAPRLLRLPFAFPWPGSVSLVVESWRLEESGAPGPPLRLLGRAVSRPRLRPGGPWRGGAGGGLRFGTRLRCPSPPRAPRCPRCPPCAPRRCWSRCCAPRGCRGPCVPPSACGGGGVCSGHGSGCDSPEAPAAPAATLEAPAVAAAAAPVAPVVPEVAPDPPAVAAAAAALVDPGAALDAPSAAPVAPVATPGAPSPSSPPPGQRLLVPEPPPGVPERLPAVSEQLLGVPEVPDAFPRIPHPVPVVAEVPDPLPAVSDHPSGVPEPLPGLPERLPGVSDHLPVAPDPLPVAPGVPNPIPGVPYPLPEVPPSPCALGPCFNGGACAPDPRPGTPGSPPGSPGYSCRCPPGFRGSNCERRADRCDPQYCLNGGHCRDSQGLAPLCRCPPGFSGRRCQHNADDCSPNPCAHGGTCQDGPNSFTCSCTLGFGGPRCRRRAGACAPNPCAHGGTCFTHFSGPVCACAPGFMGVRCEEEVGGPPPAPRPRRGAAPLALCALPLLLLGPGVGLAVARRRRGGGRCDLRCASQSGQ